AAGGCCGGCCATCACCGTGCCCACCGTGGCGCCCCTTTTCTCGGGCGCGGCGAAATGCGCGGCGAGGGGCACGATCTGCTGGGCCACCGTGGACGCGAGCCCCACCACCAGCGAGGCCGCCACCAGCAGCAGCGCCGTTGGCGCCACCGCCGCCAGCACCAGCGCCGCCGCGAGCAGCACGAACTGCACGACGATGAGCCGCCGCCGCTCCACGAGATCGCCGAGCGGCACCAGCAGTATGAGGCCGATGGCGTAGCCGAGCTGGGTGGCGGTGGGAATGGCCCCCGTCAGGGCGCCGGGCAGATCCTGCTCGATCAGCTCCAGCATGGGCTGGTTGTAATAGATGTTCGCCACCGCGAGGCCGGCGGCCGTGGCCATGGCCAGCGTCGCGCCGAAGCCGAGCGCGCCGGGCTGCGGCGCGGCGGCGAGATCGGGCGCGCCGGCAAGATCGGGCGCGGCGGAACGACCAAGGGTCGATGTCTGCTTGAAGATCATGGGTGCCTCCTTAGGGCAGCGCATCCGGCCTCAGGCCGGTGCGTGAAGCGCGGCAGCGGCGGCTTGCTCCAGCACCGCGATCAGGCTCTCCCGGTCGCGCGGGCCGTCGTAGCGAACGCCGTTGATGAAGAGGCACGGAGTGCCGTTCACGCCGGCCCGCACCCCGCCCACGAAATCCTGCTGGATGAGGGCATCATACTGGCCCTGGAAAGCCGCCTGCAGGACGCGGCGCTCGATGCCGAGCCGCGCGGCATAAGCGGTGAGGCTTGCCACGTCGAGCGCATCCTGATGCTCGTAGAGCATGTCATGGGCCG
The nucleotide sequence above comes from Xanthobacter flavus. Encoded proteins:
- a CDS encoding DsbA family protein, which produces MTRRLPPVSATDTVAGPADAPVTLIEYGDYECPYCGEAYPVLKTVQEAMGARLRFVFRNFPLTEMHPHALRAAQFAAAAAASGVFWAAHDMLYEHQDALDVASLTAYAARLGIERRVLQAAFQGQYDALIQQDFVGGVRAGVNGTPCLFINGVRYDGPRDRESLIAVLEQAAAAALHAPA